Proteins co-encoded in one Paenibacillus sp. genomic window:
- the dmpG gene encoding 4-hydroxy-2-oxovalerate aldolase, with protein sequence MTQPERKVLITEVALRDGSHAIAHQYTIEQVTNVARALGEAGVPYIEVAHGDGLGGSSLQYGLSRTDEMELIEAAASVCGDSKIAVLVLPGIGTVTELKEAVRLGAKMARIATHVTEADVSAQHLARAKEFGLETVGFLMMSHMAPVDKLVEQAKLMESYGADTVYMVDSAGALLPHQVKERVRALRQSLQCNVGFHGHNNLSLAMANTLAAIEEGAERIDGSIRCLGAGAGNTQTEVLVAVLEHLGIATGIDLYKIMDTAEDIIAPLLQTPQEITRDNLVLGYAGVYSSFLLHARRAAQRFGIDSRDILVELGRQKVVGGQEDMIVDVAAALAKEKVAHG encoded by the coding sequence ATGACACAACCAGAACGTAAAGTGCTAATCACCGAAGTCGCGTTGCGCGACGGCAGTCACGCTATCGCACATCAATACACGATTGAGCAGGTAACGAACGTGGCCCGCGCGCTTGGCGAAGCCGGCGTCCCTTATATCGAGGTAGCGCACGGCGACGGGCTTGGCGGATCTTCGCTGCAGTACGGCTTATCGCGGACGGACGAAATGGAATTGATCGAGGCGGCGGCTTCCGTGTGCGGCGATTCCAAAATCGCCGTCCTCGTGCTGCCGGGGATCGGGACGGTGACAGAGCTTAAGGAAGCGGTCCGGCTCGGCGCCAAGATGGCCCGCATTGCCACGCATGTGACGGAAGCGGACGTTTCGGCGCAGCATCTTGCGAGGGCGAAGGAGTTCGGCCTCGAGACGGTAGGCTTTCTCATGATGTCGCACATGGCGCCGGTCGACAAGCTGGTCGAGCAGGCGAAGCTGATGGAAAGCTACGGCGCCGACACGGTGTATATGGTCGATTCGGCCGGGGCGCTGCTGCCGCATCAGGTGAAGGAGCGCGTACGCGCGCTGCGCCAAAGTCTGCAGTGCAATGTCGGTTTCCACGGGCATAACAACTTGTCGTTGGCTATGGCGAATACATTGGCTGCGATCGAAGAAGGCGCGGAGCGCATTGACGGAAGCATCCGGTGCTTAGGCGCCGGAGCTGGCAATACGCAAACCGAGGTGCTTGTCGCAGTCTTGGAGCATCTAGGCATTGCGACAGGCATTGATTTATATAAGATCATGGATACGGCGGAAGACATCATCGCACCGCTGCTCCAGACGCCTCAAGAAATTACGCGGGACAATCTCGTCTTAGGCTATGCGGGCGTATATTCCAGCTTTTTGCTGCATGCAAGGCGCGCCGCGCAGCGGTTCGGGATCGATTCCCGTGACATTCTGGTAGAGCTGGGGCGTCAAAAGGTCGTCGGCGGGCAAGAGGATATGATCGTGGACGTGGCAGCTGCACTGGCGAAGGAGAAGGTGGCGCATGGATAA
- a CDS encoding 2-keto-4-pentenoate hydratase: MDKKLAEALAEHLYGAEKTERAVPKLTIEHPKLSVEDAYAIQEQLILLKLERDELRIVGPKMGLTSQAKMKQMNVSEPIYGYIFDDMVVPRGAISLADYIHPKVEAEIAFVLGEDIEGPGVTGAQVLASTAYVLPALEIIDSRYENFQFTLPDVIADNASSSGVVFGSTLYRPEDFDLELVGVTLRINGELKELGAGAAVVGHPAHSVAMLANMLARKGLKLKAGQTILTGGVTGAVKLHPGDSVTAAFDGMGSVGFTVRA; encoded by the coding sequence ATGGATAAGAAACTAGCTGAAGCGTTGGCGGAGCATTTATATGGGGCCGAGAAAACTGAGCGCGCGGTCCCAAAACTTACGATCGAGCATCCGAAACTGTCTGTCGAGGACGCCTATGCGATTCAGGAACAACTAATCCTCTTGAAGTTAGAACGAGATGAATTACGCATCGTTGGTCCCAAGATGGGATTGACAAGCCAAGCGAAGATGAAGCAGATGAACGTAAGTGAACCCATTTACGGCTACATTTTCGACGATATGGTCGTTCCAAGAGGCGCCATCAGCCTAGCCGACTACATTCACCCGAAGGTAGAGGCGGAGATCGCCTTCGTCCTGGGCGAAGATATCGAGGGGCCGGGCGTTACGGGCGCACAGGTGCTGGCTTCGACCGCTTATGTGCTGCCAGCGCTTGAAATCATCGATAGCCGGTACGAGAACTTCCAGTTCACGCTGCCTGACGTCATCGCGGATAACGCTTCCTCTTCCGGTGTCGTGTTCGGAAGCACACTGTATCGTCCGGAGGATTTCGACTTGGAACTCGTCGGCGTAACGCTTCGGATCAACGGAGAGTTGAAGGAGCTGGGGGCCGGCGCCGCCGTCGTCGGCCATCCGGCGCATTCGGTCGCGATGCTGGCCAACATGCTGGCGCGCAAGGGACTGAAACTGAAGGCGGGGCAAACGATTCTCACAGGCGGTGTGACGGGGGCTGTGAAACTGCACCCGGGGGACAGCGTGACTGCAGCGTTCGACGGTATGGGTAGTGTGGGATTCACCGTTAGAGCGTAA
- a CDS encoding 4-oxalocrotonate tautomerase, giving the protein MPIIHIQLLEGRPKEKISSLIAKVTDTVSEELGAKRETIRVLVTEVPKTHWGIGGVPVSEMADRK; this is encoded by the coding sequence ATGCCGATTATTCATATTCAATTGCTCGAAGGACGCCCGAAGGAGAAAATTTCTTCGTTAATCGCCAAAGTAACGGATACCGTGTCGGAAGAGCTCGGCGCGAAGCGGGAAACGATACGCGTGTTGGTTACGGAGGTGCCGAAAACGCACTGGGGTATCGGCGGCGTGCCGGTTTCCGAGATGGCCGACCGTAAGTAA
- a CDS encoding amidohydrolase family protein, which yields MYDVHTHFIPPLMSQWLYENRSVVNAAWVRKSLGKAPFLTINGNWEFELKEAFTDSDLYLTGQRKAGIAHSLVSPIPQLFLYEMAPDVTEEAARIYNDGLADWSAAHRDEVSALATVPMNDPDRAARELERAMDLGLRGAIVASSWGGRTLGEEAFTPFWEVANTREAIVFIHPLLCTDSRLKKHMMPNLIGVPWETTVCATELLLSGLVFRYPKVKLLLAHGGGYFPYQLGRLEKGYETWGAVSAGLPESPTEAARRFWYDTVLWNDAALQYLIDIAGEDRIVQGTDAPFDLCQRPPAAVPSSGYHALMEV from the coding sequence TTGTACGACGTTCATACGCATTTTATTCCGCCTCTTATGTCGCAGTGGTTGTACGAGAATCGCTCGGTGGTGAACGCCGCTTGGGTGAGAAAGTCACTGGGGAAGGCTCCTTTTTTAACTATTAACGGGAATTGGGAGTTCGAATTGAAAGAAGCTTTTACCGATTCGGATCTGTATTTGACCGGTCAGCGCAAAGCGGGCATTGCACACTCGCTGGTGTCGCCGATCCCGCAGTTGTTTCTATATGAGATGGCGCCAGACGTGACGGAAGAGGCGGCGCGGATATATAACGACGGCCTGGCGGATTGGTCGGCGGCGCATCGGGACGAAGTGTCCGCGCTGGCCACCGTCCCGATGAACGACCCGGACCGGGCGGCACGGGAGTTGGAACGGGCGATGGACCTCGGTCTGCGCGGAGCGATCGTCGCCTCCTCTTGGGGAGGGCGGACGCTCGGCGAAGAAGCGTTCACGCCGTTCTGGGAGGTGGCGAACACGAGGGAGGCGATTGTTTTTATCCACCCCTTGTTGTGCACGGATTCAAGACTCAAGAAGCATATGATGCCGAACTTGATCGGCGTGCCTTGGGAAACGACGGTGTGCGCGACCGAGCTCCTTCTGAGCGGACTGGTGTTCCGTTATCCGAAAGTCAAGCTATTGCTGGCGCATGGCGGGGGCTATTTCCCCTACCAACTGGGCCGGTTGGAAAAAGGGTACGAGACGTGGGGCGCGGTATCCGCCGGTTTGCCGGAGTCGCCAACCGAGGCGGCACGGCGGTTCTGGTATGACACGGTGCTGTGGAACGACGCGGCGCTGCAGTATTTGATCGATATCGCGGGGGAGGATCGGATCGTTCAAGGAACGGACGCGCCCTTCGATCTTTGTCAGCGGCCGCCCGCGGCGGTTCCAAGCAGTGGATACCACGCCCTGATGGAAGTATAG
- a CDS encoding 4-hydroxybenzoate 3-monooxygenase, producing MRTQVGIIGAGPAGLLLSHLLYSQGIDSVILESRTREEVETTIRAGVLEQGTVDLLNAMGVGDRMRKEGHFHDGFELRYNGRSHRINVRELTEGKRVTVYAQHEILKDLIHARLRTGGTIVFGAKNVSLDGVDTEKPTIRYREEAEGELRELTCDFIAGCDGFHGPSRPMIPQSVRTDYERRYAHGWLGILVEAPPSASELVYANHDRGFALLSTRSPEIQRMYLQVDAKDDIANWSDDRIWNELHARLETREGFQLTEGRIFQKGIVSMRSFVCDPMQYGRLFLAGDAAHIVPPTGAKGLNLAAADVQVLARGFEGYYKAGKTEILQRYTEICLKRVWKAERFSYAMTQLLHRNPEHSPFERRLQLAELEYIASSRAASLSIAENYVGLPMDFEGVS from the coding sequence ATGCGAACTCAGGTCGGGATTATTGGGGCGGGACCGGCGGGATTGCTTCTTTCGCATTTGCTTTATTCGCAAGGAATCGACTCGGTCATTTTGGAAAGCCGCACGCGCGAAGAGGTCGAAACGACGATCCGCGCCGGGGTGCTGGAGCAAGGGACGGTCGATTTGTTGAACGCAATGGGCGTCGGCGACAGAATGCGGAAGGAAGGCCACTTCCACGACGGTTTCGAGCTGCGTTACAATGGCCGCAGCCACCGCATTAACGTTCGGGAGCTCACAGAGGGAAAGCGCGTGACCGTATATGCCCAACATGAAATTCTTAAGGATTTGATTCACGCCAGACTGCGTACAGGCGGAACCATCGTCTTCGGGGCGAAAAATGTCAGTTTGGACGGCGTCGATACCGAAAAGCCGACGATTCGCTATCGCGAGGAAGCTGAGGGAGAACTTCGCGAGTTGACTTGCGATTTCATCGCGGGCTGCGATGGCTTCCACGGCCCTTCGCGGCCGATGATACCGCAGTCGGTGAGAACGGATTATGAACGGCGATACGCTCACGGCTGGCTCGGCATTTTGGTCGAAGCGCCGCCGTCGGCGTCGGAGCTCGTATATGCGAACCACGATCGGGGATTCGCGCTGCTCAGCACGCGCTCGCCCGAAATTCAGCGCATGTACCTGCAGGTCGACGCGAAGGACGATATCGCGAATTGGTCCGACGACCGGATCTGGAACGAACTGCACGCCAGACTGGAAACGCGCGAAGGCTTCCAACTGACGGAAGGGCGAATTTTTCAGAAAGGCATAGTGTCCATGCGCAGCTTCGTTTGCGATCCGATGCAGTATGGCCGCCTGTTCTTGGCAGGGGACGCGGCGCATATCGTGCCGCCGACCGGCGCTAAGGGATTAAACTTGGCAGCCGCGGACGTTCAAGTGCTGGCGCGTGGCTTTGAGGGGTATTACAAGGCAGGGAAGACGGAAATTTTGCAGCGTTATACCGAGATTTGCTTAAAGCGCGTCTGGAAGGCGGAGCGGTTCTCGTATGCCATGACGCAATTGCTTCACCGCAATCCGGAGCACTCACCGTTCGAGCGGCGGCTGCAGCTCGCCGAGCTGGAGTATATCGCCTCCTCGCGTGCCGCTTCGCTAAGCATCGCCGAGAACTATGTCGGCTTGCCAATGGATTTCGAAGGCGTTTCATAA